A stretch of the uncultured Desulfobacter sp. genome encodes the following:
- a CDS encoding OmpA family protein: MKCNSEKATRLVRFSIVLVLAVTGFWIFFFCISATAMATDADTIEQQASSTDAQAPMAPEVITTDAENVDTSVLGEKDAQPPVLEEQVSETQEKAVNASAVSMDSEQSPSEEEKQQFLSRQVYFAFNSCQLDEQAQTLVREQAAWLAANPGVCIEIIGYCDQSGPNDYNMALGKKRANAVKNFLESLGIEPQRLTEVSHGEKSPIRSTTNQAAARINRRVEFKIQPAV; encoded by the coding sequence ATGAAATGCAACAGCGAAAAAGCAACACGTCTGGTCAGGTTTTCAATCGTTTTGGTCCTGGCAGTAACCGGATTTTGGATTTTCTTTTTTTGCATATCCGCCACAGCCATGGCAACCGATGCCGACACTATTGAACAGCAAGCGTCTTCAACCGATGCTCAAGCGCCCATGGCACCTGAAGTCATTACCACTGACGCCGAAAATGTTGACACTTCCGTCCTTGGTGAAAAGGACGCCCAACCCCCTGTTCTTGAAGAACAGGTCTCCGAAACCCAGGAAAAAGCAGTGAACGCAAGTGCCGTGTCTATGGATTCGGAACAATCACCTTCAGAAGAAGAAAAACAGCAGTTTTTGTCCAGACAGGTCTATTTTGCCTTTAACAGCTGCCAACTCGATGAACAGGCCCAGACCCTGGTCCGGGAACAGGCGGCATGGTTAGCGGCCAATCCCGGCGTCTGTATTGAGATCATAGGCTATTGCGATCAAAGTGGTCCCAATGATTACAACATGGCCCTTGGGAAAAAAAGGGCCAATGCAGTGAAGAACTTTCTTGAAAGTCTTGGGATTGAGCCCCAGCGTCTGACCGAGGTCAGCCATGGGGAGAAATCTCCTATCCGCAGCACCACGAATCAGGCTGCCGCCCGCATCAATCGGAGAGTTGAATTTAAAATTCAGCCGGCCGTCTGA
- a CDS encoding response regulator, with protein MFSLKHSSISRAFYLLMVVVIFAPTATIGTVLWIIDKNKLETKNRQFQEDTAKIIASAMQQPLYDFTPQIDLPLIDYMLNDERILAIRVYDFENVPFSNYLSSDKTIEKHKTINRDVIVQKQVIGRIEVDFSNDIPAQFFQIFGITLLILIVPLAISSIIFLKFIRYKIINPIHYLEKHAGKIARNELDEPIEVSRKDEFGKLSQSFEIMRQTLKEQLFTLDKRVQKKTKALKVLNQSLIDRNAELEKAKKTAEEAEQAKSEFLANMSHEIRTPMNAIIGMSHLALKTHLTFKQRDYVKKIDAAANSLLGLINDILDFSKIEAGKLDIESVKFDLDDVMAAAADLTTIKTTEKGLELLVHISPKVPRCLIGDPLRLKQILVNLAANACKFTEQGEVELFCTLDGQKEDTAVLRFGVRDTGIGMTQEQQRRLFHAFSQADCSFTRKYGGTGLGLTISKRLSELMGGGIGVESEYGKGSTFFFTALLKIGNELGMRKQVTADDDLHQKKVLVIDDNEAARRIFQSYLENMGFRVQTANSGMSGLEMLKIPSETDSFEIVLLDWKMPVMDGMETCRQIHGMKDLEPMPKIIMATAYDRAEAQDQARKTGLDGFVTKPVTQSTLYDSIMTAYGRNETSKKQQRNDYLTKAKAIQGARILLAEDNEINQQIAVEILESAGLAVDVANNGKEAVDAIKARKYNLVLMDIQMPELNGIQATARIREFKTAGKLPIVAMTAHAMTGDREKSIAAGMQDHVTKPIDPKELFNTLIQWILPVNTERSEKSQPETAPKKPKEENLGDFPSELPGFDIDDGLRRVGGNRELYLKLLVKIRRNYANAAADIRNLIEKNKMEDAQRLAHSIKGVAGNLGAKSLQSASLALEMCLKEGNGLDDRLMDRFSSEMETIQTGLKTIKS; from the coding sequence ATGTTCTCATTGAAACATTCTTCTATTTCCCGCGCGTTCTATCTTTTAATGGTCGTTGTGATCTTTGCACCAACGGCGACAATTGGTACGGTTCTATGGATAATTGACAAAAATAAACTGGAAACTAAAAATAGACAATTTCAAGAAGATACGGCAAAAATCATTGCATCTGCCATGCAGCAGCCACTTTATGATTTTACCCCCCAAATTGATCTGCCGTTAATTGACTATATGTTAAATGACGAACGGATTCTGGCGATCCGGGTATATGATTTTGAAAATGTGCCGTTTTCAAACTATTTATCCAGTGACAAAACAATTGAAAAACACAAAACAATAAACAGGGATGTGATCGTTCAAAAACAGGTTATCGGAAGGATAGAAGTTGATTTCAGTAATGATATCCCTGCCCAGTTTTTTCAAATTTTCGGCATTACACTCTTAATCTTGATCGTGCCCTTGGCCATCTCCTCTATTATATTTCTAAAATTTATTCGTTATAAAATTATCAATCCGATTCACTATCTTGAAAAACATGCCGGTAAGATAGCGCGAAACGAACTTGATGAGCCCATTGAAGTCTCCAGAAAAGATGAATTTGGAAAGCTTTCGCAATCCTTTGAGATTATGAGACAGACATTAAAAGAACAGCTTTTCACATTAGACAAACGCGTACAAAAAAAAACCAAAGCACTGAAGGTGCTTAACCAATCTTTAATCGATCGGAATGCCGAACTTGAAAAGGCAAAAAAGACTGCTGAAGAGGCGGAACAAGCCAAGTCCGAATTTTTGGCCAATATGAGCCATGAAATCCGCACGCCCATGAACGCCATTATCGGCATGAGTCATCTGGCATTGAAGACCCATCTGACCTTCAAGCAGCGGGATTATGTCAAAAAAATAGACGCTGCTGCAAATTCATTGCTGGGCCTAATAAACGACATCCTGGATTTTTCAAAAATTGAAGCTGGAAAATTGGACATTGAATCTGTGAAATTTGATCTTGATGATGTTATGGCTGCGGCTGCAGACCTCACAACGATCAAAACAACGGAAAAAGGTCTGGAGCTGTTGGTACATATATCTCCCAAAGTGCCCCGTTGCCTCATTGGAGATCCCCTTCGTTTAAAGCAGATTCTGGTTAATCTGGCAGCCAATGCTTGCAAATTTACCGAGCAGGGTGAGGTTGAGCTTTTCTGCACCTTGGACGGGCAGAAAGAAGACACGGCGGTCCTGCGTTTCGGAGTGCGGGACACTGGGATCGGCATGACACAGGAACAGCAGCGCAGGCTGTTTCATGCCTTTTCCCAGGCTGACTGCTCCTTTACCCGAAAATATGGCGGTACAGGATTAGGACTGACCATATCCAAACGACTTTCTGAATTAATGGGCGGCGGTATCGGCGTCGAATCTGAATACGGCAAAGGCTCTACATTCTTTTTTACGGCACTATTGAAAATTGGCAATGAATTGGGTATGCGCAAGCAGGTGACGGCCGACGATGACCTGCACCAGAAAAAAGTGCTCGTAATAGACGACAATGAGGCCGCTAGAAGAATCTTCCAATCTTATCTCGAAAACATGGGATTCAGGGTCCAAACCGCTAATAGTGGAATGTCTGGACTTGAAATGCTTAAAATACCAAGTGAGACTGATTCTTTTGAAATTGTTTTGTTAGACTGGAAAATGCCGGTGATGGACGGTATGGAAACCTGCCGACAGATCCATGGCATGAAGGACCTTGAGCCAATGCCCAAAATCATAATGGCCACAGCCTACGACCGGGCGGAAGCCCAGGACCAGGCACGGAAAACAGGTTTGGACGGATTTGTGACCAAACCTGTGACCCAGTCCACACTCTATGATTCAATTATGACAGCTTATGGACGTAACGAGACAAGCAAAAAGCAACAGCGTAATGATTACCTGACCAAGGCAAAAGCAATACAGGGGGCGCGCATTCTATTAGCCGAAGATAATGAAATCAATCAGCAGATCGCAGTGGAAATTCTGGAAAGTGCGGGCTTAGCCGTGGATGTGGCCAACAATGGTAAGGAGGCGGTAGATGCAATAAAAGCCCGGAAATACAATCTGGTACTCATGGACATTCAGATGCCCGAACTAAACGGTATACAGGCCACGGCCAGGATTCGTGAGTTTAAAACAGCCGGCAAACTGCCCATCGTCGCCATGACAGCCCACGCAATGACCGGTGACCGGGAAAAAAGTATTGCCGCCGGTATGCAGGATCATGTGACCAAACCCATTGACCCCAAGGAACTGTTCAACACCCTGATCCAGTGGATATTGCCTGTAAACACAGAACGTTCTGAAAAATCTCAACCCGAGACAGCACCTAAAAAGCCCAAGGAAGAAAACCTGGGTGATTTTCCGTCTGAACTGCCCGGATTTGATATCGATGATGGTTTACGCCGCGTTGGTGGTAACCGGGAATTATACCTAAAGCTGCTGGTAAAAATCCGTCGCAATTATGCCAATGCCGCCGCAGATATCCGTAACTTAATCGAAAAAAATAAAATGGAAGACGCCCAGCGTCTTGCACATTCCATCAAAGGCGTTGCCGGGAACCTGGGAGCAAAGTCGTTACAGTCCGCAAGTCTAGCATTAGAAATGTGTTTAAAAGAAGGAAATGGTCTTGATGATAGGCTAATGGACCGTTTCAGCAGTGAGATGGAAACCATTCAAACCGGACTTAAAACCATCAAATCCTAA
- a CDS encoding ABC transporter substrate-binding protein produces the protein MISKRLLKASVLILFLLFLISPIKAQEVKSSKPIRIIINDWTSQIVISKILGSIYESIGYKVEYPFYAVDKQFGAMNLGWAHIQVEIWEGTMLDAFENVKRKNVVEVGLHPALTREEWWYPSYVKKLCPGLPDYKALNKCAQLFAAPTSHGKGVYLGGPWEKPDAKRIKALGLNFVIQTAKDSDELTGELQRAVKNERPLVMFNWTPNWTDFAYDGEFVEFPAYDKRCESDPKWGVNPLFTHDCGNPKNGRLFKGAWKGVEQEWACAYQILKNMKMTNHMIAEAAFFVDIEKKTHDQAARIWIDRHRDTIKSWIPPSCSH, from the coding sequence ATGATTTCAAAACGATTACTCAAAGCATCGGTATTGATTCTATTTTTACTTTTCCTCATATCTCCGATCAAGGCGCAAGAGGTAAAATCTTCTAAACCTATTAGAATAATCATCAATGATTGGACAAGTCAAATCGTAATCAGCAAAATCCTTGGTAGTATCTACGAATCCATCGGGTACAAGGTCGAATATCCATTTTACGCGGTGGATAAACAATTCGGGGCAATGAATCTTGGGTGGGCGCACATACAGGTGGAAATTTGGGAAGGCACAATGCTTGATGCCTTTGAGAACGTCAAACGAAAGAATGTTGTTGAGGTAGGGCTTCATCCGGCTTTGACGCGCGAAGAGTGGTGGTATCCGTCTTATGTAAAAAAATTGTGTCCTGGTTTGCCTGATTACAAGGCACTGAATAAATGTGCACAACTATTTGCCGCCCCCACAAGTCATGGCAAGGGTGTTTACTTAGGAGGCCCTTGGGAAAAACCGGATGCCAAGCGGATAAAAGCCCTTGGACTCAACTTCGTCATTCAAACTGCCAAAGATTCCGATGAACTGACGGGGGAACTTCAGAGGGCTGTGAAAAATGAACGCCCCCTTGTCATGTTCAATTGGACGCCTAACTGGACCGACTTTGCCTATGATGGTGAATTTGTAGAATTCCCGGCTTATGATAAGCGATGCGAATCAGATCCCAAGTGGGGTGTAAATCCCTTGTTTACCCATGACTGCGGTAATCCCAAAAATGGGCGGTTGTTCAAAGGCGCCTGGAAAGGTGTGGAACAAGAGTGGGCGTGCGCCTACCAGATACTTAAAAACATGAAAATGACCAACCACATGATTGCAGAGGCGGCCTTTTTTGTGGACATAGAAAAGAAAACCCATGATCAAGCCGCCCGAATTTGGATAGACCGTCATCGGGATACCATCAAAAGCTGGATACCGCCATCATGTTCTCATTGA
- a CDS encoding RNA methyltransferase, with translation MNHLSIILVRPQGPINIGAVCRVMMNFGCTRLRLVSPCSAYKSLEAKKMALTAFHILEQAPIFDTLEQALFDVHSAYGTTRRFGKYRKGFLTPATAGVQIEAQQQAHHSALVLGPEDTGLETKDLDLCQYFITIPTHDSYPSMNLSHSLAVLLYEASLKSGASKKFHDPEVKDPARGKELESMFAHMRKTLLDIDYLDPQNPDHLLRTYRRIFSNAGLSSRDVRIIRGLLSRIDWTESQRKVNQVTRPEGKG, from the coding sequence ATGAACCATCTCAGTATTATTCTGGTCCGCCCCCAGGGCCCCATAAATATTGGTGCGGTGTGCCGGGTTATGATGAACTTTGGGTGCACCCGGCTGCGTCTCGTCAGTCCCTGCAGTGCATATAAATCCCTTGAAGCAAAAAAAATGGCCCTGACCGCTTTTCATATCCTTGAACAGGCCCCAATATTTGACACCCTGGAACAGGCACTTTTTGACGTTCATTCAGCCTACGGCACGACCCGCAGATTCGGCAAATATAGAAAAGGATTTTTAACCCCGGCTACGGCGGGCGTACAAATCGAAGCCCAGCAACAGGCGCATCACAGTGCCCTGGTCCTGGGCCCCGAAGATACCGGACTTGAAACAAAGGACCTGGACCTGTGCCAGTATTTTATCACTATTCCCACCCATGACAGCTACCCGTCCATGAATCTGAGCCACTCCCTGGCAGTGCTGCTTTACGAAGCATCCCTTAAATCCGGTGCTTCAAAAAAATTCCATGACCCGGAAGTTAAAGACCCAGCCCGGGGCAAAGAACTTGAATCCATGTTCGCCCACATGAGAAAAACGCTTTTAGATATTGATTATCTTGATCCCCAGAACCCGGATCACCTGCTGCGGACCTATCGCAGGATTTTTTCCAACGCCGGATTGTCATCCAGAGATGTCAGAATCATCCGGGGGCTCTTAAGCCGAATAGACTGGACCGAATCCCAGCGCAAAGTAAACCAGGTGACTCGTCCCGAAGGCAAAGGTTAA
- the dtd gene encoding D-aminoacyl-tRNA deacylase, producing the protein MKAIVQRVKKAHVTVDNTMISSIKTGLVVLLGVAHGDTEKDAQYLVDKIINLRIFEDDQKKMNRSLLDVNGELLVVSQFTIMADCRKGRRPSFTDAAPPEPACRLYRFFADRATSLGVAVKKGKFQANMDVSLVNQGPVTLILESPQN; encoded by the coding sequence ATGAAAGCCATTGTTCAACGGGTTAAAAAAGCCCATGTCACCGTAGACAACACCATGATATCCAGCATTAAAACAGGACTGGTGGTGCTTTTGGGTGTGGCCCATGGGGACACGGAAAAAGATGCCCAATACCTGGTAGACAAAATCATCAACCTAAGAATATTTGAAGATGACCAGAAAAAAATGAACCGGTCTCTCCTTGATGTCAACGGCGAACTTTTAGTGGTCTCCCAGTTCACGATTATGGCAGACTGCCGAAAAGGCCGGCGTCCCTCATTTACGGATGCAGCACCGCCGGAACCAGCATGCAGGCTATACCGTTTTTTTGCCGATAGGGCCACTTCACTGGGTGTTGCAGTAAAAAAAGGGAAGTTCCAGGCCAATATGGATGTGTCATTGGTCAACCAGGGGCCTGTCACGCTGATTCTGGAATCCCCCCAAAATTAA
- a CDS encoding histidinol-phosphatase: protein MIDSELISLHGGHSGQFCCHARDSLEDLIKAYINKGFKAVGISEHMPPPEHRFLYPDELEQGFSVKDLGDRFSKYFLELERLKQKYKSDILIFKGFETETVTGTPALVRSLIREFNPDYIVGSVHHLNNRCFDYSRQAYDAIATDFHGLNAMYTAYFDVQYEMIRDLRPFVVGHFDLIRIYDPDYKTRLEQPDIIKRIERNLSLIKDLGLVLDYNLRPLAKGEKSPYLTPAILARAKALGIPVIPGDDAHSKEQAGMFVDTAVQSLKDMGFSTNWPRPRCLTPA, encoded by the coding sequence ATGATTGATTCTGAACTCATATCCCTGCATGGCGGTCATTCAGGCCAGTTTTGCTGCCATGCCCGGGACAGCCTTGAAGACCTGATAAAGGCTTACATCAATAAAGGGTTTAAAGCCGTCGGCATCAGTGAACACATGCCCCCGCCCGAACACCGTTTTCTCTACCCGGATGAGCTTGAGCAAGGCTTTTCGGTCAAGGATCTTGGGGATCGGTTTTCAAAATATTTTTTGGAGCTGGAACGACTTAAACAAAAATATAAGTCGGACATCCTGATATTTAAGGGGTTTGAAACCGAAACCGTCACCGGAACCCCGGCCCTGGTGCGGTCATTGATCCGAGAATTTAATCCCGACTATATTGTGGGCTCGGTCCATCATCTCAACAACAGATGTTTTGACTATTCCCGGCAGGCGTATGACGCCATTGCAACGGATTTCCATGGTCTCAATGCCATGTATACGGCCTATTTTGACGTCCAGTATGAAATGATCAGGGATCTGCGCCCCTTTGTTGTGGGCCATTTTGATCTTATCCGTATTTATGACCCTGATTATAAAACAAGGCTTGAGCAACCCGACATCATCAAACGTATCGAGCGCAATCTTTCTTTGATCAAAGATCTGGGACTGGTGCTGGATTATAACCTGCGGCCCCTTGCCAAAGGTGAAAAGAGCCCTTACCTGACCCCGGCAATCCTGGCCAGGGCAAAGGCGTTGGGCATTCCCGTGATTCCCGGAGACGACGCACACAGCAAAGAACAGGCTGGTATGTTCGTGGACACGGCGGTTCAGTCCTTAAAGGATATGGGTTTTTCCACAAACTGGCCCAGGCCCCGGTGCTTGACGCCCGCCTGA
- a CDS encoding acetate--CoA ligase family protein: protein MKNSHALDILFNPKAIVAVGASSNPAKIGGRIFRYTKDNGYTGKLYPINAKHRQVQGVPTLPSISDLPTNVDLAYIMVPAPAVVEIMEKLAERQVKAAMIFSSGFAEMSTEGIAAQQRIAAIAHESGMRVLGPNCMGAINIDNGMVGTFARTFDQGLPPPGVIGFASQSGAFGSYGLYRCLERGLGISLWCTTGNEVDVDVAECLEYMALDEQTKVILCYIEGCRNRDRLIQALELARSRRKPVVMLKVGRTQLGAMAAASHTASLVGVDAVYDAVFRQYGVHRVNSIEELLDVAYVCSAGIFPKSNRVGLLSSSGGIAILMADTATGFGLQAPELSQEAQARLKKLIPYSATRNPVDMTAQATYNQMLVKDYIEVVLAQDNVDSLVCFLPPARTPEYRKLLPPELKRLRQQYPDKALILCSSEEPNAKQPYEDAGFLVIEDPTRALRSLTALYNYGRSFAQAKQAKGIESTVLIPEQAMSEYAAKKLLAKAGIPVITERLTTSAQEARAAAQAMGYPVVMKIASADILHKTEIGGVLLNLNGPQAVVDAFYKLMRNARKATSKARLDGVIVAPMVTDGVETILGIQRDPVFGPVVLFGLGGIFVEVFKDVAMRLAPFGEDAAAQMIREIKGFALLQGVRGKGPMDIETLIKTLARLSAFAAVNADRLDSLDLNPFIVRPRGKGALALDALIVPCQFRPASGNDSLAQPDNPDLDFAPGLMVKSAS, encoded by the coding sequence ATGAAGAATTCACACGCTCTGGATATTCTGTTCAACCCCAAGGCGATTGTCGCAGTGGGTGCGTCCAGCAATCCCGCCAAGATAGGTGGTCGTATTTTTCGCTACACCAAAGACAACGGCTATACCGGCAAGTTGTACCCAATCAACGCTAAGCATCGTCAGGTACAGGGCGTACCCACCCTACCCTCCATTTCCGATCTGCCGACCAATGTAGATCTGGCCTACATCATGGTACCGGCTCCGGCTGTGGTCGAAATCATGGAAAAACTTGCCGAACGTCAGGTAAAGGCAGCAATGATTTTCAGTTCCGGGTTTGCCGAAATGAGCACAGAAGGCATCGCGGCCCAACAGCGGATTGCCGCTATCGCCCACGAATCAGGCATGCGGGTGCTTGGCCCCAATTGTATGGGTGCAATCAACATCGATAACGGTATGGTGGGGACATTTGCACGGACCTTTGATCAGGGTCTTCCCCCGCCGGGAGTGATCGGTTTTGCAAGTCAGAGCGGCGCCTTTGGCTCCTACGGTTTATATCGTTGCCTGGAGCGAGGTTTGGGCATCAGCCTGTGGTGCACCACGGGCAATGAAGTCGACGTGGATGTGGCAGAATGCCTGGAGTACATGGCACTTGACGAGCAGACAAAAGTTATCCTCTGCTACATTGAGGGCTGCCGAAACCGGGATCGGCTCATTCAGGCACTGGAGCTGGCCCGCAGCCGTCGCAAACCGGTTGTCATGCTTAAAGTCGGCCGGACACAGTTAGGGGCCATGGCAGCCGCATCTCATACGGCTTCGCTGGTGGGCGTCGATGCGGTCTACGACGCCGTATTCAGGCAATACGGCGTGCACCGGGTGAACTCCATTGAAGAACTTCTGGATGTCGCGTACGTCTGTTCTGCCGGTATATTTCCAAAGTCCAACCGTGTGGGTCTGCTCTCCAGTTCCGGTGGCATCGCCATACTGATGGCGGATACGGCAACCGGCTTTGGTTTGCAAGCCCCGGAGCTATCCCAGGAGGCCCAGGCCAGACTCAAAAAGCTGATTCCGTATTCAGCCACCCGGAATCCGGTAGATATGACCGCCCAGGCCACCTACAATCAGATGTTGGTGAAAGACTACATCGAGGTGGTGCTGGCACAAGATAATGTGGATTCTCTGGTCTGTTTTCTGCCTCCTGCCCGTACACCGGAATACAGAAAGCTCCTGCCTCCCGAACTAAAACGGTTGCGGCAGCAATATCCCGATAAAGCTCTGATATTGTGCAGCAGCGAAGAACCGAATGCAAAGCAACCCTACGAAGATGCGGGTTTTCTGGTCATAGAAGATCCGACCCGTGCCCTGCGCAGCCTGACAGCGCTTTATAACTACGGCCGTTCTTTTGCCCAGGCAAAGCAGGCAAAAGGAATCGAGTCGACAGTGCTCATACCCGAGCAGGCGATGAGTGAATACGCGGCAAAAAAACTGCTGGCCAAAGCCGGGATTCCTGTTATTACAGAGCGATTGACAACCTCTGCACAAGAGGCCCGTGCCGCGGCTCAAGCCATGGGTTACCCGGTGGTGATGAAAATCGCCTCTGCCGACATCCTGCACAAAACCGAAATCGGTGGTGTGCTGCTGAATCTCAATGGTCCCCAGGCCGTTGTTGACGCCTTTTACAAATTGATGCGTAACGCCCGGAAAGCAACGTCGAAAGCACGGTTGGACGGTGTAATTGTTGCCCCCATGGTGACGGATGGTGTGGAGACAATCCTGGGAATTCAGCGAGATCCCGTGTTTGGGCCGGTGGTGCTGTTCGGCCTAGGGGGCATTTTCGTTGAAGTGTTCAAGGATGTTGCTATGCGATTAGCACCCTTTGGAGAAGACGCAGCCGCACAGATGATTCGTGAGATCAAAGGCTTTGCGTTGCTGCAAGGAGTGCGCGGAAAAGGACCAATGGATATCGAAACCCTGATCAAAACGCTGGCCAGGCTGTCGGCCTTTGCAGCAGTCAATGCCGATCGTCTTGATAGTCTTGATTTGAATCCGTTCATCGTGCGTCCCCGGGGTAAGGGTGCTCTCGCTCTGGATGCATTGATCGTTCCATGTCAGTTCAGGCCCGCATCCGGCAATGATTCTCTTGCCCAACCGGATAATCCAGATCTTGATTTTGCTCCCGGCTTGATGGTAAAGTCCGCCTCATGA